One window of the Clostridium sp. MB40-C1 genome contains the following:
- a CDS encoding PHP domain-containing protein, with amino-acid sequence MTLDENIKVDLHIHSNASDGTYSPNDIVYESMKKQLGLISLTDHDEVKNIEITKKIAKENGIKFLPGIEVSSTLKGELFHVLAYGTDNFNKQLLDLLEHNRYILEKKDDDSIRYLIDKGYEIDYFKYKKYKYDNSRGGWKALNFLIDENLCKDVKDYFTRLFNEKGGFEFPEFPHTSEVIKIIKKSEGVPVLAHPYYGKDDTPVKEKLDKFLRLGIEGVECFHPNHNIEKSEMCYKWCVKNRLIVTSGSDFHGGFIEERNMGKPEMKLKDIRLGKLIDYI; translated from the coding sequence CATCAGATGGTACCTATAGTCCTAATGATATAGTTTATGAATCTATGAAAAAGCAACTAGGGTTAATCTCATTAACTGATCATGATGAAGTTAAAAATATAGAGATTACTAAAAAAATAGCAAAGGAAAATGGTATTAAGTTTTTGCCTGGGATTGAGGTTTCAAGTACTTTAAAAGGAGAACTTTTTCATGTGTTAGCTTATGGAACAGATAATTTTAATAAGCAACTATTAGACCTGCTAGAGCACAATAGATATATACTTGAAAAAAAGGATGATGATTCTATAAGGTATTTAATAGATAAGGGATATGAGATAGATTATTTTAAATATAAAAAATACAAATATGATAATTCAAGAGGTGGATGGAAGGCGTTGAATTTTCTCATTGACGAGAATTTATGTAAAGATGTAAAAGATTATTTTACTAGACTTTTCAATGAAAAAGGTGGATTTGAATTTCCAGAGTTTCCTCATACCTCAGAGGTCATAAAGATAATAAAAAAATCAGAAGGGGTACCAGTTTTAGCTCATCCTTATTATGGAAAAGATGATACTCCTGTAAAAGAGAAATTAGATAAATTTTTAAGATTAGGGATAGAAGGTGTAGAATGTTTTCACCCTAATCATAATATAGAGAAATCAGAAATGTGTTATAAATGGTGTGTAAAAAATAGACTTATAGTAACATCTGGTTCAGATTTTCACGGGGGTTTTATTGAAGAGAGAAATATGGGAAAACCTGAGATGAAATTGAAAGATATAAGGTTAGGAAAATTAATAGATTATATATAA